The Neovison vison isolate M4711 chromosome 5, ASM_NN_V1, whole genome shotgun sequence genome includes a region encoding these proteins:
- the RAB34 gene encoding ras-related protein Rab-34: protein MNILAPVRRDRVLAELPQCLRKEAALHVRKDFHPRVICACQEHRTGTVGFKISKVIVVGDLSVGKTCLINRFCKDTFDKNYKATIGVDFEMERFEVLGIPFSLQLWDTAGQERFKCIASTYYRGAQAIIIVFNLNDVASLEHTKQWLADALKENDPSSVLLFLVGSKKDLSTPAQYVLMEKDALKVAQEMKAEYWAVSSLTGENVREFFFRVAALTFEANVLAELEKSGARRIGDVVRIHSDDSNLYLTASKKKPTCCP, encoded by the exons ATGAACATTCTGGCTCCGGTGCGGAGGGACCGCGTCCTGGCGGAGCTGCCCCAG TGCCTGAGGAAGGAGGCCGCTTTGCACGTGCGCAAAGACTTCCACCCCCGCGTCATCTGCGCCTGCCAGGAGCACCGGACAGGCACCGTGGG ATTTAAGATCTCCAAAGTCATTGTGGTGGGGGACCTGTCAGTCGGGAAGACTTGTCTCATCAACAG GTTCTGCAAAGACACTTTTGATAAGAATTACAAGGCCACCATTGGAGTGGACTTTGAGATGGAACGATTTGAGGTGTTGGGCATCCCCTTCAGTCTGCAGCT ctGGGATACTGCTGGACAGGAGAGGTTCAAGTGCATTGCATCAACCTATTACCGAGGAGCTCAAG CCATCATCATTGTCTTCAACCTGAATGATGTGGCCTCTTTGGAACATACCAA ACAGTGGCTAGCCGATGCCCTCAAGGAGAACGACCCGTCCAGTGTGCTGCTCTTCCTTGTGGGTTCCAAGAAGGACTTGAGT ACTCCCGCTCAGTATGTGCTGATGGAGAAAGACGCACTCAAGGTGGCCCAAGAGATGAAGGCTGAGTACTGGGCGGTCTCATCTCTCACTG GTGAAAATGTCCGGGAATTCTTCTTCCGTGTGGCAGCGCTGACCTTTGAGGCCAACGTGCTGGCTGAGCTAGAGAAATCAGGGGCCCGGCGCATTGGGGATGTTGTCC GCATCCACAGTGATGACAGCAACCTCTACCTAACTGCCAGCAAGAAGAAGCCAACATGTTGCCCATGA
- the PROCA1 gene encoding protein PROCA1 isoform X4, translating into MWVRTTLRIERWTKEKTEDNASIWDESSTDVNRLPGWERGHLLAGVPSSTDASTFSSEGEFKDLDRCCWKHKQCTGHVIHPFPSDYGHHDLHLHSISHCDCESRCKSYRPVSVAVIHHPIHHDYVADDLNEEEEEEEEEESKPPIPTQVGPATTAPADTGLGTVTTTPDSAAPITIWRSESPTGKSQGNKVIKKVKKKKEKEKDKEEELDEKPKPKKKVKKGKLLKKKSPVKSESSPPDLNRSISPRELTRMSESSPDSREDLESEDSYNDPRREEPSSDDIVESSSPRKREKNTVQTKKAGAKTSPVKKVKRKSPPGSNPNLS; encoded by the exons ATGTGGGTCAGGACGACATTGAGGATTGAAAGGTGGACTAAGGAAAAGACTGAGGACAATGCCAGCATCTGGGATGAGAGCAGCACTG ATGTAAACAGGTTACCGGGCTGGGAGAGAGGACATCTGCTGGCTGGTGTGCCTTCTAGTACTGATGCATCTACCTTCTCCTCTGAAG GTGAATTCAAAGACCTGGACAGGTGCTGCTGGAAACACAAACAGTGCACTGGGCATGTCATCCACCCCTTCCCCTCGGACTATGGCCACCACGACCTGCACCTGCACTCCATCAGCCACTGCGACTGCGAGTCTAG GTGCAAAAGCTATAGGCCTGTCTCTGTGGCAGTGATCCACCATCCCATCCATCATGACTATGTGGCAGATGACTTGAacgaagaagaggaggaggaagaggaggaagaaagcaagCCTCCCATTCCCACCCAGGTGGGGCCTGCCACCACTGCCCCCGCTGACACAGGCCTGGGCACTGTCACAACTACCCCGGACTCGGCAGCTCCCATCACTATCTGGCGCTCCGAGAGCCCCACAGGGAAGTCCCAGGGCAACAAGGTGATCAAgaaggtaaagaagaaaaaagaaaaggagaaagacaaggaAGAGGAGCTGGATGAGAAGCCAAAGCCGAAGAAAAAAGTCAAGAAGGGCAAGTTGCTGAAGAAGAAAAGCCCGGTTAAATCGGAATCTTCACCTCCGGACTTGAACCGATCAATAAGCCCCAGAGAGCTGACCAGGATGTCAGAGTCCAGCCCAGACAGCCGGGAAGACCTGGAGAGTGAGGACAGTTACAATGACCCCCGGCGGGAGGAGCCCTCCAGTGACGATATCGTGGAGTCTTCCTCacccaggaagagagagaagaacacGGTCCAGACTAAGAAAGCTGGGGCAAAGACCTCACCAGTCAAGAAGGTCAAGAGGAAATCTCCCCCAGGATCCAACCCCAATCTCAGTTGA
- the PROCA1 gene encoding protein PROCA1 isoform X2 yields the protein MWVRTTLRIERWTKEKTEDNASIWDESSTDVNRLPGWERGHLLAGVPSSTDASTFSSEGEFKDLDRCCWKHKQCTGHVIHPFPSDYGHHDLHLHSISHCDCESRLKDCSEKTNSDNSQDVGPTCSRDEGPTCFNIIQSPCFELIPEEECVERFWCKSYRPVSVAVIHHPIHHDYVADDLNEEEEEEEEEESKPPIPTQVGPATTAPADTGLGTVTTTPDSAAPITIWRSESPTGKSQGNKVIKKVKKKKEKEKDKEEELDEKPKPKKKVKKGKLLKKKSPVKSESSPPDLNRSISPRELTRMSESSPDSREDLESEDSYNDPRREEPSSDDIVESSSPRKREKNTVQTKKAGAKTSPVKKVKRKSPPGSNPNLS from the exons ATGTGGGTCAGGACGACATTGAGGATTGAAAGGTGGACTAAGGAAAAGACTGAGGACAATGCCAGCATCTGGGATGAGAGCAGCACTG ATGTAAACAGGTTACCGGGCTGGGAGAGAGGACATCTGCTGGCTGGTGTGCCTTCTAGTACTGATGCATCTACCTTCTCCTCTGAAG GTGAATTCAAAGACCTGGACAGGTGCTGCTGGAAACACAAACAGTGCACTGGGCATGTCATCCACCCCTTCCCCTCGGACTATGGCCACCACGACCTGCACCTGCACTCCATCAGCCACTGCGACTGCGAGTCTAG GCTGAAGGACTGCTCAGAGAAGACAAATAGCGACAACTCCCAAGATGTGGGCCCAACCTGCTCCCGAGATGAGGGTCCAACATGTTTCAACATCATCCAGTCCCCTTGCTTTGAGCTCATCCCAGAGGAGGAGTGTGTGGAGCGGTTCTG GTGCAAAAGCTATAGGCCTGTCTCTGTGGCAGTGATCCACCATCCCATCCATCATGACTATGTGGCAGATGACTTGAacgaagaagaggaggaggaagaggaggaagaaagcaagCCTCCCATTCCCACCCAGGTGGGGCCTGCCACCACTGCCCCCGCTGACACAGGCCTGGGCACTGTCACAACTACCCCGGACTCGGCAGCTCCCATCACTATCTGGCGCTCCGAGAGCCCCACAGGGAAGTCCCAGGGCAACAAGGTGATCAAgaaggtaaagaagaaaaaagaaaaggagaaagacaaggaAGAGGAGCTGGATGAGAAGCCAAAGCCGAAGAAAAAAGTCAAGAAGGGCAAGTTGCTGAAGAAGAAAAGCCCGGTTAAATCGGAATCTTCACCTCCGGACTTGAACCGATCAATAAGCCCCAGAGAGCTGACCAGGATGTCAGAGTCCAGCCCAGACAGCCGGGAAGACCTGGAGAGTGAGGACAGTTACAATGACCCCCGGCGGGAGGAGCCCTCCAGTGACGATATCGTGGAGTCTTCCTCacccaggaagagagagaagaacacGGTCCAGACTAAGAAAGCTGGGGCAAAGACCTCACCAGTCAAGAAGGTCAAGAGGAAATCTCCCCCAGGATCCAACCCCAATCTCAGTTGA
- the PROCA1 gene encoding protein PROCA1 isoform X1 → MWVRTTLRIERWTKEKTEDNASIWDESSTDVNRLPGWERGHLLAGVPSSTDASTFSSEGEFKDLDRCCWKHKQCTGHVIHPFPSDYGHHDLHLHSISHCDCESRLKDCSEKTNSDNSQDVGPTCSRDEGPTCFNIIQSPCFELIPEEECVERFWYGWCKSYRPVSVAVIHHPIHHDYVADDLNEEEEEEEEEESKPPIPTQVGPATTAPADTGLGTVTTTPDSAAPITIWRSESPTGKSQGNKVIKKVKKKKEKEKDKEEELDEKPKPKKKVKKGKLLKKKSPVKSESSPPDLNRSISPRELTRMSESSPDSREDLESEDSYNDPRREEPSSDDIVESSSPRKREKNTVQTKKAGAKTSPVKKVKRKSPPGSNPNLS, encoded by the exons ATGTGGGTCAGGACGACATTGAGGATTGAAAGGTGGACTAAGGAAAAGACTGAGGACAATGCCAGCATCTGGGATGAGAGCAGCACTG ATGTAAACAGGTTACCGGGCTGGGAGAGAGGACATCTGCTGGCTGGTGTGCCTTCTAGTACTGATGCATCTACCTTCTCCTCTGAAG GTGAATTCAAAGACCTGGACAGGTGCTGCTGGAAACACAAACAGTGCACTGGGCATGTCATCCACCCCTTCCCCTCGGACTATGGCCACCACGACCTGCACCTGCACTCCATCAGCCACTGCGACTGCGAGTCTAG GCTGAAGGACTGCTCAGAGAAGACAAATAGCGACAACTCCCAAGATGTGGGCCCAACCTGCTCCCGAGATGAGGGTCCAACATGTTTCAACATCATCCAGTCCCCTTGCTTTGAGCTCATCCCAGAGGAGGAGTGTGTGGAGCGGTTCTGGTATGGCTG GTGCAAAAGCTATAGGCCTGTCTCTGTGGCAGTGATCCACCATCCCATCCATCATGACTATGTGGCAGATGACTTGAacgaagaagaggaggaggaagaggaggaagaaagcaagCCTCCCATTCCCACCCAGGTGGGGCCTGCCACCACTGCCCCCGCTGACACAGGCCTGGGCACTGTCACAACTACCCCGGACTCGGCAGCTCCCATCACTATCTGGCGCTCCGAGAGCCCCACAGGGAAGTCCCAGGGCAACAAGGTGATCAAgaaggtaaagaagaaaaaagaaaaggagaaagacaaggaAGAGGAGCTGGATGAGAAGCCAAAGCCGAAGAAAAAAGTCAAGAAGGGCAAGTTGCTGAAGAAGAAAAGCCCGGTTAAATCGGAATCTTCACCTCCGGACTTGAACCGATCAATAAGCCCCAGAGAGCTGACCAGGATGTCAGAGTCCAGCCCAGACAGCCGGGAAGACCTGGAGAGTGAGGACAGTTACAATGACCCCCGGCGGGAGGAGCCCTCCAGTGACGATATCGTGGAGTCTTCCTCacccaggaagagagagaagaacacGGTCCAGACTAAGAAAGCTGGGGCAAAGACCTCACCAGTCAAGAAGGTCAAGAGGAAATCTCCCCCAGGATCCAACCCCAATCTCAGTTGA
- the PROCA1 gene encoding protein PROCA1 isoform X3: MWVRTTLRIERWTKEKTEDNASIWDESSTGEFKDLDRCCWKHKQCTGHVIHPFPSDYGHHDLHLHSISHCDCESRLKDCSEKTNSDNSQDVGPTCSRDEGPTCFNIIQSPCFELIPEEECVERFWYGWCKSYRPVSVAVIHHPIHHDYVADDLNEEEEEEEEEESKPPIPTQVGPATTAPADTGLGTVTTTPDSAAPITIWRSESPTGKSQGNKVIKKVKKKKEKEKDKEEELDEKPKPKKKVKKGKLLKKKSPVKSESSPPDLNRSISPRELTRMSESSPDSREDLESEDSYNDPRREEPSSDDIVESSSPRKREKNTVQTKKAGAKTSPVKKVKRKSPPGSNPNLS, translated from the exons ATGTGGGTCAGGACGACATTGAGGATTGAAAGGTGGACTAAGGAAAAGACTGAGGACAATGCCAGCATCTGGGATGAGAGCAGCACTG GTGAATTCAAAGACCTGGACAGGTGCTGCTGGAAACACAAACAGTGCACTGGGCATGTCATCCACCCCTTCCCCTCGGACTATGGCCACCACGACCTGCACCTGCACTCCATCAGCCACTGCGACTGCGAGTCTAG GCTGAAGGACTGCTCAGAGAAGACAAATAGCGACAACTCCCAAGATGTGGGCCCAACCTGCTCCCGAGATGAGGGTCCAACATGTTTCAACATCATCCAGTCCCCTTGCTTTGAGCTCATCCCAGAGGAGGAGTGTGTGGAGCGGTTCTGGTATGGCTG GTGCAAAAGCTATAGGCCTGTCTCTGTGGCAGTGATCCACCATCCCATCCATCATGACTATGTGGCAGATGACTTGAacgaagaagaggaggaggaagaggaggaagaaagcaagCCTCCCATTCCCACCCAGGTGGGGCCTGCCACCACTGCCCCCGCTGACACAGGCCTGGGCACTGTCACAACTACCCCGGACTCGGCAGCTCCCATCACTATCTGGCGCTCCGAGAGCCCCACAGGGAAGTCCCAGGGCAACAAGGTGATCAAgaaggtaaagaagaaaaaagaaaaggagaaagacaaggaAGAGGAGCTGGATGAGAAGCCAAAGCCGAAGAAAAAAGTCAAGAAGGGCAAGTTGCTGAAGAAGAAAAGCCCGGTTAAATCGGAATCTTCACCTCCGGACTTGAACCGATCAATAAGCCCCAGAGAGCTGACCAGGATGTCAGAGTCCAGCCCAGACAGCCGGGAAGACCTGGAGAGTGAGGACAGTTACAATGACCCCCGGCGGGAGGAGCCCTCCAGTGACGATATCGTGGAGTCTTCCTCacccaggaagagagagaagaacacGGTCCAGACTAAGAAAGCTGGGGCAAAGACCTCACCAGTCAAGAAGGTCAAGAGGAAATCTCCCCCAGGATCCAACCCCAATCTCAGTTGA